From Thalassovita sp.:
CTGGCCGCGCTTATCGTTTCTGAGGAGTTGGGCAAACAGTTGGCAGCCTTTGGCTTTAGCCTGCTGGGGGTCAGTTTTTTCGCCACTGTTGGCACCGCTCTCTACGCCCGATTGCGCCATCGCAAACTGAAACGGGCGGCGCGCATTTTGAAATACGATGCAGCGCCGACGTTGGTGTCAGATGCCTTGGGCCGGGTGCATTACGTGAATGAAGCCGGTCACAAACGGTTCCCGAACGGCCCCTTGCTGACCGTTGCAGACGCCCTGCAGGAGGTTTTTGCCAAACCGGCAACGCTGCTGATGCGGTTGCAGGCGCAGGCCAGTCAACTTGGCTCCGCCAGCGAAGATGTGGTGACCCGGCGTGGGCATCTACGTCTGACCGTGCATCGCTTTGACAAGGATAGCTTTTTATGGCGGATGGAGGATGTTGGCGCAGGCCCGGCGCGGCAGCGGTCCGGCACAGGGTTGCCAATGCTGACCATTGGCCGGGGCAATGTGATTTTGTTTATGAATGACGCCGCCCGGCAGTTTTGCGGTGCGCGGCTGCGCTCCTTGGAGCGTGTGTTTCCCGAATTGCCCTTGGAAAGTGGCGGTTTTGCCCTGGCCCTGTCGCCGGAGGGGCCGCGCAATTGCCTTGTCCATATTGTCGATCAGACCATGGGACGTCGTGAGGTCTATTTTCTCCCCATCCTTGCCGGTGACCGCGTGGCGCGGGGCAGCGTTGGCGATTCTGCCTTAGATTTGCTGCCCTTGGCGATCTTGCGGTTGGATCCGGTGGGGCAGATTTTGGGGGCAAATGAGGCGGCGCAGACCTTGCTGGGCATCGATATGTCCGAACCCCGCTTTCTGGAGGATCTGCTAGAGGGGCCGGGCCGCCCGGTGCGGGATTGGCTGAAGCTGGCTTTGGAGGAAAGCACAACACACCAGTCGGAATTTCTGCGGGTTAAGCAACGCGGCGGCGATCTCTTCGTTCAGGTTTCCTTAACCCGTGTGGTGCAAAGTGATGGTCGCCGGCTGCTCGCTGTGCTGAGCGATGCAACTGCGATCAAAACGCTGGAGGAACAATTTGCCCAGAGCCAGAAAATGCAGGCGCTTGGGGAACTTGCGGGGGGAATTGCGCATGATTTCAACAATCTGCTGACGGCGATTTCCGTCCATTGTGACCTGTTGATGCAGCACCGGGATGAGGGTGACGGGGATTTTGCAGATCTTGTGCAGATCCGCCAAAACGCCAACCGCGCCGCCGCTCTGGTCGGGCAACTGCTGGCCTTTTCGCGAAAACAGACCCTACGGCCAGAGGTTTTGGATTTGCAAGAGGTTCTGGGCGACCTTGGCCATCTGCTCAACCGTCTTGTGGGCGAAAAAATGCAGGTCGTGATCGATGTCGACGCGATGCTTAGCAATATGCGTGCGGATCGCCGGCAGCTGGAACAGGTGATGATGAACCTTGTGGTTAACGCGCGCGACGCGATGGAGGGTCAGGGGGAGGTCACGATTACAGCGACCAATCAGATGGTCGTAACCCCGATGAACCGCGATCAGGTCACGGTCCCAATTGGCGAATACCTGTTGGTGGAGGTCGAGGATCGCGGCTGCGGTATTGCACCAGAGAAATTGCAAAAGGTGTTTGAACCTTTTTACACCACCAAACGCACTGGCGAAGGCACAGGTCTGGGATTGGCCACGGTCTATGGCATTGTAAAACAAAGCGGCGGCTATGTATTTGTCGACAGCGTCGAAGGGGAAGGCACCCGGTTTTCGCTGATGTTCCCCGCTGTGCAGGAGCCAATTGCGGCCTCACCAGCCCCCACGCGTCCAAACAATGCGCAGATACAAGGGCAGGGCGTTGTGCTCTTGGTCGAAGATGAAGCACCGGTGCGGGCCTTTGCCTCGCGCGCGCTGCGTCTCTCTGGCTTCACCGTGATCGAAGCCGCCCATGCTGAAGAGGCGTTGGAAATTCTGAAAGATCCGGCGCTACAGGTCGATGTGTTTTTAACCGATGTCATCATGCCGGGGCTAGATGGCCCAACCTGGGTGCGACAAGCGCTTGAGGAACGCCCGAACGTGCGAGTGGTGTTTGTTTCAGGCTACGCCGAAGATGCCTTTGACGGCAGCCATGATGACATTGCGCAGGCGCAGTTTCTGCCCAAACCATTTTCACTGGAGGCGCTGACCGAGACCGTTCAAAGTCAATTCTTGCAGTAGCGGCAGGGCGTTACGCGCCAATGCTATGCCACAGCTCGAAATCCGCCGCGTATTTCCGTTCAAGCTTCGCGCGGGTTTTGGAGTTCAGATCCAAGGCCATGTCGGGGGAGACATTTGCGCGATCAAGGTCCAGCTGGCAATCCAGCCGGGTTTCAAGGAACTGGCGCAGCGGTGCCTGATCTTCATAGCGGAACAAATGCGTCACCCGGGTGCCGTTTGGACGCGGCTCCAGAAACTTGGCCTGACTGCCCACGCGGGCAAAGGCCGGGGCGTCACCCTGACAATAGGCCTGCACGAATTCATCAAAACTGACGTTTTCTGTGGAGTTCGGACGTCCCGACAGGAACGGCCGGCGCCGATATCGATACCAGCTGCCCAGCCAGCTGACCGGTTCGCGCATCACGGCCAGGGTTTCCAATTCGGTGTTGCAGACCTTTTCGAACATCGGGCGAAAGAAACGATTGTAGCGGTAAAGCGGTGCATGCTTCAGCTCGGGCGGATCCTGCACCGACATGGATGCAAGCGGCGCCAGCGCTTTTTCATAGGCCGTCGTGCCGGTTTTGGGCACCGACAGGAACACCAAATTCTGCTTCCAAAACACCAGCATGCGCGGCAGGCCTCATCATTTCTTGCAATTATCTACCTTCTATAAACCATTCCTTAACTGGTTTGGCAAAATATCCTAGGCAGAAAAAACACTTGCAGTGTTCTTGTTTTGGTCTCATATCTGAATTTGAGAACAAGATGAGAACATCCAGGGATTGCCGCGGGGTTGCGGCTGTGGGATAAGGAAATCGAACAATGGCAACGGCAGATCTTCTTTCGATGGACAGCAAACGTAACGCGGACAAGCAGAAGGCGCTGGATAGCGCCCTGGCACAGATCGAACGTCAGTTCGGCAAAGGCTCAATCATGAAACTGGGGGGCGACAATGTCGCGCCTGAGATTGAGGCAACTTCCACCGGGTCACTGGGGCTGGATATTGCCCTTGGCATTGGTGGCCTGCCGAAAGGCCGGATCGTTGAAATTTACGGTCCTG
This genomic window contains:
- a CDS encoding ATP-binding protein, with protein sequence MQSQELQSGTPPSSISAGGADNSGNSWGVALCAVLGGGFLLAALIVSEELGKQLAAFGFSLLGVSFFATVGTALYARLRHRKLKRAARILKYDAAPTLVSDALGRVHYVNEAGHKRFPNGPLLTVADALQEVFAKPATLLMRLQAQASQLGSASEDVVTRRGHLRLTVHRFDKDSFLWRMEDVGAGPARQRSGTGLPMLTIGRGNVILFMNDAARQFCGARLRSLERVFPELPLESGGFALALSPEGPRNCLVHIVDQTMGRREVYFLPILAGDRVARGSVGDSALDLLPLAILRLDPVGQILGANEAAQTLLGIDMSEPRFLEDLLEGPGRPVRDWLKLALEESTTHQSEFLRVKQRGGDLFVQVSLTRVVQSDGRRLLAVLSDATAIKTLEEQFAQSQKMQALGELAGGIAHDFNNLLTAISVHCDLLMQHRDEGDGDFADLVQIRQNANRAAALVGQLLAFSRKQTLRPEVLDLQEVLGDLGHLLNRLVGEKMQVVIDVDAMLSNMRADRRQLEQVMMNLVVNARDAMEGQGEVTITATNQMVVTPMNRDQVTVPIGEYLLVEVEDRGCGIAPEKLQKVFEPFYTTKRTGEGTGLGLATVYGIVKQSGGYVFVDSVEGEGTRFSLMFPAVQEPIAASPAPTRPNNAQIQGQGVVLLVEDEAPVRAFASRALRLSGFTVIEAAHAEEALEILKDPALQVDVFLTDVIMPGLDGPTWVRQALEERPNVRVVFVSGYAEDAFDGSHDDIAQAQFLPKPFSLEALTETVQSQFLQ
- a CDS encoding sulfotransferase family 2 domain-containing protein; this encodes MLVFWKQNLVFLSVPKTGTTAYEKALAPLASMSVQDPPELKHAPLYRYNRFFRPMFEKVCNTELETLAVMREPVSWLGSWYRYRRRPFLSGRPNSTENVSFDEFVQAYCQGDAPAFARVGSQAKFLEPRPNGTRVTHLFRYEDQAPLRQFLETRLDCQLDLDRANVSPDMALDLNSKTRAKLERKYAADFELWHSIGA